CAGAGCGTTTCTGTTGTGGATCTCCATCCTCGGGCCCAGAGTTTTCACGCCGCGGTTGACAAGAAAGGCATCGAAGGGGGCCCCATTTGTTCCGAACTGGACCATCTTTCTTCGCACCTTCGACTCTACCTCTGGATCCTTGAAACCGGCGAACCCGGCCACAACGTCGGAATGACCGTTGATATACTTGGTGAGGCTCTGAACGTCTATATCGGCCCCGAACTCAAGAGGCCTGAAATTGTAGGGAGAGAGGAAGGTATTGTCAACGACCAGAAGGGCGTCGCTCGATGAGATTTTGGCCTTCACGGCCTCGATGTCGGTGAGAATAAGGTTAGGATTCACCATCGACTCGACATAAACGATCTTGGTTCTTCCGTCGAGCAGACCCGTTATCGACCCGTAATCGGACTGATCGAACCTCCTCACTTCCACGCCCTCGTCCGGCAACTCCCTGAGCAGGTTCTGCGTACCGCCGTAAACATTTTTCGAAACGACGATGTTGTCACCGTGTTTTAGAAAAGAATGAAAGATCGTCGTGATGGCTCCCATACCAGAAGAGAAGAAGACGCCACCCGTACCCGCGAAGAGCGATGCCAGTTTGCGCTCCAGAACACCTATGGTAGGGTTTCCCACTCGGGTGTAAAATGTCTCGGATCTTTCGCTGGCGTACTTGGCATCGTCGGCCAGGAAGTTGGAAGTCTGAAAGATAGGCATGGTTACGGCATCCTTCACTTTCTCCTCTTCACCCCCGTGAATCGAACGCGTGTTGAATCCCTTCATCGTAAATCACTCCCCATCAGCAGTCCGCCTACGCCGACTATTTTTCTTTCTTTCGATGACAGCAATCCCGCTTCTACTATCGCGAGATCTTTTAGAGCCTCCAGCACGCTTCCGAGAACGTTTTTCTGACCGTTGAGTACGCGATAAAAGTCCCTGAATTCCTCAACGAAGCCGTCGGATTTGTTGACGAGAATCCTCTCCTTGCGATTGCCGGAAATCGTGAGCTCGGCCATATCTTTATCGATCGAGATCATCGCCTCATCGCCAACTATATCCAGCCGATTCCTGGCGACCGGAGAGCCGTAGAAGACCGAATAATCTCCAGTGACCCCGCTCTCCAGCCTGATGTTGAAAATGGCGGTGTCCTCCGCTCCAAGAAAATCGAAATTTCTCGCCGAAAAGCCGCTCACCTCAAGAACCTCTCCAAGCACCGCTCTCAGAGCCGCCATATCGTGCACACCACCATCGGAGATAAAACCGCCTATATGTTTGGGCGACTGGCGCCACCCGGTCTGGACGTACTTGTTGTCCCTCCCGAAAGCTACCCATTTCTGCCAGCTAAAAACGACAGGTCTTCCGATTTTTCCCTGCGATACCATCTTCGCGGCTTCTCTGTAAACGGGGATATGCCTGTAGTTTTCGGCTATATAGACCATCGCCTCTCTCGAAAGCGCGAGCATTTCGGTTGCTGCCGATATGTTCGGAGCGACGGGTTTTTCGCATATTACAGGCACTTTCGCCTCTACGGCTCTCTTTATCATGCCCGGGTTCAAAGATATCGGCACGGCCAATACCACGGCATCTATCTCCCCTGAGCCCAGCATATCGTCGTAACTTCGGAATATCCGTGGGTTGGTTCCGACGAGCCGGGCAAAATCCTCGGCCTTTTCCACGGTTCTGCTGTTAACGGCCGTTATTTCGTACAGCTCATCGAGTTTTCGCAGGGCAGGCAGGTGTAACTCCCTGGAGGCAATCCCCGCCCCTACAATTCCAAGTCTCACCTTAGTCATACTTACCTCCCGCACTCTGCTCTTAGATTTCCCGGATGCGCCGTTTCATTCCTCAAAAGGCTTATTCTCCTATCTCTCCCGCTCCGCGGGAGGGCCTGACCTCGTAAGCGTCCATCGCGATATTGAACTCTTTGAAGTATCTCTCCCTGACAACCTCGACAATCTTCTCCCGCTCGCTCTTTTCGCATAGAGCCAGGACGGAACCGCCGAACCCCCCTCCTATCATTCTGGCACCTGAGACACCGTTCAGATTTCTGAGAGTATCGACTATGAAATCGATCTCTTCGCATGAGACCTCGTAATCGTACGCGAGAGACTCGTGAGATTGAACCAGGAACCTGCCAAGGTTTTCGTAGTTCGAATTGGCGAGTGTCTTGACCACTTCGAGTACCCTCATGTTCTCGGAGACAACGTGCATGGCTCTCCTGTAATAAAGATCTTCCATTTTCGGTCTGGCGCTGAAAAGATCGACCATCGATACATCCCGGTAACTCTTCTTGCCGAGTATTTCCAGGGCCTTTCTGGCCTCCTCCCGGCGCGAGTTGTACCCGCCGCTCAGAAGTTCGTGATGCACCTTCGAATCGAATACAACCAACGAATAGGCCCCCAGCTCCAGCGGAAGGTACTCGTACTCCATGCTGACCGTATCCAGAAAGATCGCGCTGTCCTGCCTTCCCATAACGCTCGCGAATTGATCCATGATGCCACACTGGACGCCAACGAATTCATTCTCGGCTCTTTGCGATAACCTGTACCTTTCCTCATCGGTGAGAGAAAGACCGAAAACTTCGTTCAGGGCCGTTATAGTGGCGACTTCAAGGGCGGCCGAACTCGACAGTCCTGCCCCCTCGGGCACGGTCGATTCAATCTCGATCGAAAGCCCCCCGAACTCCACTTTCTTCACGCTTTTGAGAACATGGAAGATTCCTTTCACATAATCTCCCCAATTTCCTGCCGGTTCTATCTCTCCTTCTCCGAAAGTGATCGCTTCTCTACCGGCGGAGCTCAATTCGATACGCTCCCTCCCGGTCCTTTCTATGGACAGGGTGACGTACCTGTCGATCGCGGCCGGTAAAACATAACCATCGTTGTAATCGGTGTGTTCGCCTATGATGTTTATTCTTCCAGGGGCCCGGAAATAACGCTTCAAATCTTCACCTCCACCTTTCTCAGAAAATCTGCTATCTCTTCCGGTTCGGCGGGATTGACGAACGCCCAGGTGCCTGTCTCGACACTCGCCATCCATTTTAGTTTATCTTTTGCTCTTTTGGGCGGATAGAATTCTATGTGGAAATGGTAAGAATCGTCATAGGTCCGTCCTGTGTTCACCGGCGGATTGTACAGGGTCATCATATACGGAAACTCCTGGTTGTATATGGAGTCGTAGAGTCTCACGGTGTGCCTTATCGAGTAAGCCAGATCCCTTTTTTCCGACGCGATCAGATCGATCACCGAGGCAACGTGTCTCTTTGGATAGAGATGGACCTCGTAGGGAAATCTGGAAAAGTACGGAACGACCGCCATGAACCCGGCCGTTTCAAATATGGTGTTCCGGCCATAACTCTCATCCTTTAGGAGGTCGCAAACCAGACAGGAACGGTTTGCGAGATAGTAATCCGTGAAAGAGTTGGCCTTGAGCTCGAGACGTCTGGGAATGAACGGAAAAGAGTACAGCTGGCCGTGCGCATGCTGGATAGAAGCTCCCACTTCCTTACCCCTGTTCTCGAAAATGAAGATCGATTTGATATGTTGAAAGGAGGAGATTTCCAGATAACGTTCGCACCACATCTCCACGAGCTTTTCAAGTTGAGCGAGTTCCATGTTGGGGACAGATAAGCCGTGGGAGGAAGTGTACATTATCACCTCGCACTTTCCAGCGGGTAGCCCGTTCCTGAGAAGCCTCGAATCGGGCTGGAAAACATCTTCGATCAGCGGGGAGAGTGCCGGAAAGCGGTTGTCAAAAGTGGCAAGATCATATCCGCCATGGAACTCAAGCGAGTTTGGACAGACTGGACAGTTATCCACAGGTTGAGTAGGTCTTTCGTTGGTGGCGGAAGATACAATTACCCATTCCCCCACCAGAGGATTGAATCTGAGTTCCTGCATCTTAATCCCCCTTTTATTATTATGTCATTGACAGAATAACACCGCGGTCAAAAAAAATAAAGCGGACTTAACGTCCGC
This portion of the Mesotoga infera genome encodes:
- a CDS encoding trans-sulfuration enzyme family protein: MKGFNTRSIHGGEEEKVKDAVTMPIFQTSNFLADDAKYASERSETFYTRVGNPTIGVLERKLASLFAGTGGVFFSSGMGAITTIFHSFLKHGDNIVVSKNVYGGTQNLLRELPDEGVEVRRFDQSDYGSITGLLDGRTKIVYVESMVNPNLILTDIEAVKAKISSSDALLVVDNTFLSPYNFRPLEFGADIDVQSLTKYINGHSDVVAGFAGFKDPEVESKVRRKMVQFGTNGAPFDAFLVNRGVKTLGPRMEIHNRNALAVANYLKDKPEVLRVSYPGLGHVPACYENCPGFGGVVYFEMRDRETAKRFMRSCSIFQEATSLAGVESLVTVPSLTSHASLKESELAEVGISPGGVRLSAGIEDIQDLIEDIKWAIKECVR
- a CDS encoding Gfo/Idh/MocA family protein, with amino-acid sequence MTKVRLGIVGAGIASRELHLPALRKLDELYEITAVNSRTVEKAEDFARLVGTNPRIFRSYDDMLGSGEIDAVVLAVPISLNPGMIKRAVEAKVPVICEKPVAPNISAATEMLALSREAMVYIAENYRHIPVYREAAKMVSQGKIGRPVVFSWQKWVAFGRDNKYVQTGWRQSPKHIGGFISDGGVHDMAALRAVLGEVLEVSGFSARNFDFLGAEDTAIFNIRLESGVTGDYSVFYGSPVARNRLDIVGDEAMISIDKDMAELTISGNRKERILVNKSDGFVEEFRDFYRVLNGQKNVLGSVLEALKDLAIVEAGLLSSKERKIVGVGGLLMGSDLR
- the galK gene encoding galactokinase, whose product is MKRYFRAPGRINIIGEHTDYNDGYVLPAAIDRYVTLSIERTGRERIELSSAGREAITFGEGEIEPAGNWGDYVKGIFHVLKSVKKVEFGGLSIEIESTVPEGAGLSSSAALEVATITALNEVFGLSLTDEERYRLSQRAENEFVGVQCGIMDQFASVMGRQDSAIFLDTVSMEYEYLPLELGAYSLVVFDSKVHHELLSGGYNSRREEARKALEILGKKSYRDVSMVDLFSARPKMEDLYYRRAMHVVSENMRVLEVVKTLANSNYENLGRFLVQSHESLAYDYEVSCEEIDFIVDTLRNLNGVSGARMIGGGFGGSVLALCEKSEREKIVEVVRERYFKEFNIAMDAYEVRPSRGAGEIGE
- the galT gene encoding galactose-1-phosphate uridylyltransferase, with protein sequence MQELRFNPLVGEWVIVSSATNERPTQPVDNCPVCPNSLEFHGGYDLATFDNRFPALSPLIEDVFQPDSRLLRNGLPAGKCEVIMYTSSHGLSVPNMELAQLEKLVEMWCERYLEISSFQHIKSIFIFENRGKEVGASIQHAHGQLYSFPFIPRRLELKANSFTDYYLANRSCLVCDLLKDESYGRNTIFETAGFMAVVPYFSRFPYEVHLYPKRHVASVIDLIASEKRDLAYSIRHTVRLYDSIYNQEFPYMMTLYNPPVNTGRTYDDSYHFHIEFYPPKRAKDKLKWMASVETGTWAFVNPAEPEEIADFLRKVEVKI